Proteins from a genomic interval of Ignavibacteriota bacterium:
- the hemW gene encoding radical SAM family heme chaperone HemW: protein MSSIYLHIPFCERKCIYCDFYSIENLKPMLTFVEALQKEISMYKSYSHREKVETIFFGGGTPSLLSDDSLKRIFETLHQNYEINPDAEITLEANPGTVDETKLRSFINVGINRLSFGVQSFHQNELEFLGRIHNSEQAMNSVKSAQDVGFENINIDLIYSLPQQSMKNWEETLEKALALKTQHISAYSLIVEPNTPLHRMVELKQITPSPTEQEAEMYEFTMKYLQERGFIHYEVSNYARPGFESKHNSNYWNHTNYLGFGPSAHSFWANRRWWNVKNLQLYIERIANETFPTESEETLSNTQLLDEAIMLGLRSNSLDLRTIEQRFGVNLRQVHQAKIQELVASKLAVFKGNKLHLTDNGFLLCDSIAESLLIQLQAA, encoded by the coding sequence ATGTCGAGTATCTACCTCCATATTCCCTTCTGCGAGCGCAAATGTATCTACTGTGATTTTTACTCGATTGAAAATCTCAAGCCGATGCTGACATTCGTCGAGGCATTGCAAAAAGAGATTTCGATGTATAAATCATATTCTCATCGCGAAAAAGTCGAGACAATATTTTTCGGCGGCGGAACTCCTTCCCTCCTCTCCGATGATTCACTGAAAAGAATTTTTGAGACGCTTCACCAAAATTATGAAATCAATCCCGACGCTGAAATTACTCTCGAAGCAAATCCGGGAACTGTGGATGAAACGAAATTACGTTCGTTCATCAATGTGGGCATTAATCGTTTGAGTTTCGGGGTTCAATCATTCCATCAAAATGAACTTGAGTTTCTTGGAAGAATACATAACAGTGAACAGGCAATGAACAGCGTCAAGTCGGCACAGGATGTTGGATTTGAGAACATCAACATTGATTTGATTTATTCGCTCCCCCAACAATCAATGAAGAATTGGGAAGAAACACTTGAGAAAGCGCTTGCATTGAAAACACAGCACATTTCTGCTTACAGTTTGATTGTCGAACCGAACACTCCGCTACACCGGATGGTTGAATTAAAACAAATTACTCCATCTCCAACCGAACAGGAAGCCGAGATGTATGAATTTACCATGAAGTATTTACAAGAGCGCGGCTTTATCCATTATGAAGTTTCAAATTATGCCCGTCCCGGATTTGAAAGTAAACATAATTCAAATTACTGGAATCATACAAACTATTTGGGTTTCGGTCCGTCGGCTCATTCATTCTGGGCAAATCGTCGTTGGTGGAATGTAAAGAATCTTCAACTCTACATCGAACGGATTGCCAACGAAACATTTCCAACAGAATCGGAAGAAACACTTTCGAACACTCAGTTGCTCGATGAAGCAATTATGCTTGGATTGAGAAGCAACAGTCTCGATTTACGAACAATTGAACAGCGGTTTGGTGTCAATCTTCGTCAGGTTCATCAAGCCAAAATTCAAGAACTCGTTGCTTCTAAACTTGCAGTGTTCAAAGGAAACAAATTACATCTGACTGACAACGGATTTCTGCTCTGCGATAGCATTGCCGAGTCACTGCTAATTCAACTTCAGGCGGCGTAA